In Tachypleus tridentatus isolate NWPU-2018 chromosome 3, ASM421037v1, whole genome shotgun sequence, the sequence gagtcaagcgctttaaccacGTGGTCATTCATGTACgttgaaataaagtatcattCTTTACCGAGTTCTGATTAGAAATGTGTTGAGAAAAGCGAAACTAAATCAGTGTGATGACCGGCAATCTTTAACAGTTTGATTAAACTCCAGAACAGACTTAGTGTGTTTTATTATGTAAGACAGCTGTTGAAGAAATAACCGACAATTTTCGCAAAATATTCTTTGCCCTGGTTCATTACTTTcacaaaaactataacaaactCTTTAAAGCTGTTAACCTTTGACAAAGCCTCTCTCTCTCACTATCGGTAACTCTGACGAAAATTTTGAAATGGTTAAGAATGAAGTCCAAGGTTACCAGTAAAAATATTCAATCAATATAGTTCTCCTGGTGACATTTTCCTGCACTAACCAAGTTGATGATTGTTTCTATTCTTAAAATTCGATGTATTTATTTCACATCTACGTAGCTGTAGTAAAGTAAGTGTACTCAGTTTATCTAGAGAAACTTGCCATCAAcaacagtatagtttaatattatacagttttgtGGAAAATGATATAACAAGTTTCTACCATTAAACAAAGAACATAATAAACAGGTTATCACTACTGTGTTATAACTACTGTTATCATTGCACTCTTAAACAATCCAATAAACAAGTTATCACTACTGTGTTATAACTACTGTTATCACTGCACTGTTAAACAATCCAATAAACAGGTTATCACTACTGTGTTATAACTACTGTTATCACTGCACTGTTAATCAATAATAAACAGGTTATCACTACTGTGTTATAACTACTTTTATCACTGCACTGTTAATCTAATAAACAGGTTATCACTACTGTTATTACTGCACTGTTAAACAATTCAATAAACAGGTTATCACTACTGTGTTATAACTACTGTTATCACTGCACTATTAAACAATTCAATAAACAGGTTATCACTACTGTGTTATAACTACTGTTATTACTGCACTATTAAACAATTCAATAAACAGGTTATCACTACTGTGTTATAACTACTGTTATCACTGCACTGTTAATCTAATAAACAAGTTATCACTACTGTGTTATAACTACTGTTATCACTGCACTGTTAAACAATTCAATAAACAGGTTATCACTACTGTGTTATAACTACTGTTATCACTGCACTGTTAATCTAATAAACAAGTTATCACTACTGTGTTATAACTACTGTTATCACTGCACTATTAAACAATCCAATAAACAGGTTATCACTACTGTGTTATAACTACTGTTATCACTGCACTATTAAACAATCCAATAAACAGCTTATCACTACTGTGTTATCACTACTGTGTTATCACTACTGTTATCACTGCACTGTTAATCTAATAAACAGGTTATCACTACTGTGTTATAACTACTGTTATCACTGCACTGTTAATCTAATAAACAGGTTATCACTACTGTGTTATAACTACTGTTATCACTGCACTGTTAAACAATCCAATAAACAGGTTATCACTACTGTGTTATAACTACTGTTATCACTGCACTGTTAAACAATTCAATAAACAGGTTATCACTACTGTGTTATAACTACTGTTATCACTGCACTGTTAATCTAATAAACAAGTTATCACTACTGTGTTATAACTACTGTTATCACTGCACTGTTAAACAATTCAATAAACAGGTTATCACTACTGTGTTATAACTACTGTTATCACTGCACTATTAAACAATTCAATAAACTATTATCACTACTGTGTTATAACTACTGTTATCACTGCACTGTTAAACAATTCAATAAACCGGTTATCACTACTGTGTTATAACTACTGTTATCACTGCACTATTAAACAATCCAATAAACAGGTTATCACTACTGTGTTATAACTACTGTTATCACTGCACTATTAAACAATCCAATAAACAGGTTATCACTACTGTGTTATAACTACTGTTATCACTGCACTATTAAACAATCCAATAAACAGCTTATCACTACTGTGTTATAACTACTGTTATCACTGCACTGTTAAACAATCTAATAAACAGCTTATCACTACTGTGTTATAACTACTGTTATCACTGCACTATTAAACAATCCAATAAACAGGTTATAACTACTGTTATCACTGCACTATTAAACAATCCAATAAACAGCTTATCACTACTGTGTTATAACTACTGTTATCACTGCACTATTAAACAATCCAATAAACAGCTTATCACTACTGTGTTATAACTACTGTTATTACTGCACTATTAAACAATTCAATAAACCGGTTATCACTACTGTGTTATAACTACTGTTATCACTGCACTATTAAACAATCCAATAAACAGCTTATCACTACTGTGTTATAACTACTGTTATCACTGCACTTTTAAACAACCTAATAAACAGGTTATCACTACTGTTATCACTGCACTATTAAACAACCTAATAAACAGGTTATCACTACTGTGTTATAACTACTGTTATCACTGCACTATTGATCATTTCAATAAACAGGTTAtcactaaattattttttgcTACGTATAACCTCGTTGAAACTAAGTTGATTTTCTCGCAAACTACTGATGGGTATATCCattagcaatccctaatttaagAGTAAGAGATTGAGAGGAAATGAAACTATCCAATACCACCTTCCACCAACTATGGTTCTTTTTATTAAGGGAAATTAAAGTTATCTCTTTATAACTGCCCTTTGCTGAAAGGACATGAAAGGGTTTTCAGCTCATGGAAGAAAACTGCAGATCAAGCACGCAAAGAGCCAGGGCGACCCCTTGAGAAAATCAGTAAAGTTGTCTCACTGTCCAACTATTGTTTATCTGTACGAAGCATCTGAAACCAAGATTTAAATGTTATGGAATTGACAAAGATACgttttattatatacaaatcgtggggttgaccatcacattataatgcccccacggctgatagggtgaacatgtttagtgcgaagggaattcaaacccgcaatcctcagattacaagtcaaacgccttaacccacctagccatgccgagcaaAACATTACTACTTTGACAAACTCTTATAAGCTTAAAATAGCCTTGTACCAAAAACTTTAAAACTCTGATAAATAACTTAGATGGagagttttattgtttatttatatccgACTTAGGAACTGAATGAATGTGTGCTACACAGGTTTTaaatgtatcagatttattatcACAGAAGCCAAGAGTGCTGACAGTGACAGATATAAAAAACCGTGCAGACATCATGACatgtttcaaaatacaaattataaaaagaaacatctaCCACACATTTCACACGCAAGTTGTACAAACTGTAACGTACCTCAGGTCTGttaaacactttaaatattttaagtcctggttaatattgttaaaaatttcaAGAGCAGAGCAGTTAGGTTCAGTGGAACAAACCGTTTCATGTTCTAACAAGGTTCGTATTAAACAGTATACCTCACTGTGTGTTAAAAAATCCATGTTCGTACATATAATTCAGTGAATATATGTATTGAACATATTTGGACTTCAGAACTAAGGAATTGATCTGTGGGCCACACAGAGAGAAAATTTCagaatttcaaagaaaatgagtTCCTGTCATTACGAGTTATTTGATTTGACCAACATATACAACTACTACATCTGTGATATATTTAGTTCAATAATACAGCATATTAAGAGCTGTCCTTATTACTCGGTtaatttaaaacttgtaacaGCCAAATACACACTTCAAGATGGTTACTGTTGAAATCTTCTGAAAGTTACTAAAATACACTTCACTTTTTATCACATAATAAAATCAGTACTTTCTTTCAACAACAGGTTTTATAAACTCTATGTTCACATAGGAATATTTCTGTGTAGTTTCAGGTTTATTGTGGTTAAACACACAACCCTCCACTTGGACACCAATGATCTGTCTACCACGTTTTGATAAACGTGGGTTGCACTGTTACAGACCTTAATACTCAAGAGTCAATGGGATATTTTTGTTGCAAAaatctttgtatttaatatttattttgactgTACTCATAATAAactatcttttaaaatttaaatgatgaaaaatttaaaaacaaaacataaatcttAGGGAAAAAATCTTTGGTTTCTAAACAAACCACaagtttaaaactaataaattattataacacccaaataaaataaactgtggtgTTATAATTTACTGCATTCTATGTATAGCTACTGTATTTGTAGTCTAAACTGTTGTAGCGTTTGTAGCTATTATGTAACAAGTATACTTGAAGTCACTGCTACGGTATCCAATTCATGTCTGTTAGAATCACTCACTACTGCTACTGTATCCAATACATGTCTGTTAGAATCACTCACTACTGCTACGGTATCCAATACATGTCTGTTAGAATCACTCACTACTGCTACAGTATCCAATACATGTCTGTTAGAATCACTCACTACTGCTACGGTATCCAATACATGTCTGTTAGAATCACTCACTACTGCTACGGTATCCAATACATGTCTGTTAGAATCACTCACTACTGCTACGGTATCCAATACATGTCTGTTAGAATCACTCACCACTGCTACAGTATCCAATACATGTCTGTTAGAATCACTCACTACTGCTCACGTATCCAATACATGTCTGTTAGAATCACTCACCACTGCTACAGTATCCAATACATGTCTGTTAGAATCACTCACTACTGCTACAGTATCCAATACATGTCTGTTAGAATCACTCACTACTGCTACGGTATCCAATACATGTCTGTTAGAATCACTCACTACTGCTACGGTATCCAATACATGTCTGTTAGAATCACTCACTACTGCTACGGTATCCAATACATGTCTGTTAGAATCACTCACTACTGCTACAGTATCCAATACATGTCTGTTAGAATCACTCACTACTGCTACGGTATCCAATACATGTCTGTTAGAATCACTCACTACTGCTACAGTATCCAATACATGTCTGTTAGAATCACTCACTACTGCTACAGTATCCAATACATGTCTGTTAGAATCACTCACTACTGCTACGGTATCCAATACATGTCTGTTAGAATCACTCACTGCTGCTGCAGTATCCAATACATGTCTGTTAGAATCACTCACTACTGCTACGGTATCCAATACATGTCTGTTAGAATCACTCACTACTGCTACGGTATCCAATACATGTCTGTTAGAATCACTCACTACTGCTACGGTATCCAATACATGTCTGTTAGAATCACTCACTGCTGCTGCAGTATCCAATACATGTCTGTTAGAATCACTCACTACTGCTACAGTATCCAATACATGTCTGTTAGAATCACTCACTACTGCTACAGTATCCAATACATGTCTGTTAGAATCACTCACTACTGCTACAGTATCCAATACATGTCTGTTAGAATCACTCACTACTGCTACAGTATCCAATACATGTCTGTTAGAATCACTCACTACTGCTACAGTATCCAATACATGTCTGTTAGAATCACTCACTACTGCTGCAGTATCCAATACATGTCTGTTAGAATCACTCACTACTGCTGCAGTATCCAATACATGTCTGTTAGAATCACTCACTACTGCTACAGTATCCAATACATGTCTGTTAGAATCACTCACTACTGCTACAGTATCCAATACATGTCTGTTAGAATCACTCACTACTGCTACGGTATCCAATACATGTCTGTTAGAATCACTCACTACTGCTACGGTATCCAATACATGTCTGTTAGAATCACTCACTACTGCTACAGTATCCAATACATGTCTGTTAGAATCACTCACTACTGCTACAGTATCCAATACATGTCTGTTAGAATCACTCACTACTGCTGCAGTATCCAATACATGTCTGTTAGAATCACTCACTACTGCTATGGTATCCAATACATGTCTGTTAGAATCACTCACTGTTCATACTGTTAAGGGTTCTGAATTTACTCGTTGTTTGAAAGTCACCTTTGACAGTAATAGTATACACAATTCTCTTCAAATATGTATAGattaaataacatcaaatattCACAATGCTATATATAAAAGCTTCAAATTATGTAAATGTGCTGCAGGATAAAATATCTCCAGTACTCTCATTGAAGTTTTGGTTAAACATAGTGAAGTTCTAACAAAACCAGTAAAACTAGGGCTAGCTTGAAAGAAGACAAAATAACTATAGAATATATCCAGAAAATCAAACTGAAAGTCTCAAGTTACCTCTTGTAAAAGTCAAGAAACGTGGTACGTTATCTTTATATTCAGTAACGTAGTTTATTctagtattataaataaatactttatatgtCACTATTTCTATTATGTTCAATATTagtagaatatattattttatactaattaCGTACACATACACATGTTCACTGTAAACATTCAGTAAGACAGGTAAACCAATCAGCACAAGAGAAACTGCACATAACTAACGATTAGAACACCCCGGTATCTCCTTCTCAACTTTTAAACATCCTGTTTGTTCTGGAGATTAGTGACAAAACAGATTAATAGAAATGaaaatcatatattgaaaaacattttcataaataaaataagcatCAGTAATTATGTGTACACCTATATACGaatgaaaatataactatttCTACAAAGcctgtttaaaaaaattcataaaactgtCCATGTTCAGACTTTTATCATTAACTTCAGTTGTACACATACAACAcaacttataaaaattaaacaccatCTTATGAGAAGTACCAGTTACTAATCATGAGACATTCAACTATTGAGACATACTGTAAACATGAGAACTGTGTTCAAAGTGactgtttacaaaatatattctaaCTCAAATCTTAGCACCATAAACAAATCTGTCTATTAACAAATGCTGTCAACACATTTTGACAACAAATTTATGGAACAAGGACAAAACCGTCTGTCTgtagtaatatattacatggaaTTTTTCTGACTAAACTGGTTTATTCTAGAAAGGTTAaaccattttaaaacaatataaaaacatcttTTGAAATTTCATGGTAAATAATTTCTCAAAACTGCACTTGATGTTAAATGctatttttgtacttaaaaaaaaataaacattacggTGAAAATAAAAACCGATATTTTTAAacttgacaaatttattatataaatagaaaaatctgatatttattttgtactgCTTGTAATAAAATCTAAGAACACTTAGAAATGTAATTCATGGGGaaaatcttaaaacatttttatatctacAAACAACATTTTGTGAAGTTACGACACTATACAGATCTTGTATTATATAACATTGAAATACAGTAAATTGTATTTTTGCAGAATACACTAAGTTTTAGAATGAAGAGCTGAACAACATCCCACACACTTCCTACTCATGAAGAACCACTAACATATAAACTGTTCTAATATTCATGTTTCTCCAACATTTGTACATTTAaagtaagataataaaaaattaatatttgactGTTTATCTAATTATTAGTCTTACCAATATACTTTTCAATGTTGAGACTTTTGTTCTAATAAATAAACCACTACTTCTCTGTTTGTAAGATGTAAGTAATTATACGTTAGGATTCTAACTTTATAAATCAAAAGTCGAGATGTAagttagataaaacaaaacagaacaaggagtcagttttgtatttaaaaatgtagcTAGTCGACAATATAATCTGTACACATTGTGTGGAAATTCTTGTCAGttatattttcacttattatAACTTTCATATATTAAGACTTAtgatcaaaactaaaaataaaaaggttATCTCTTGCTTAAAAACAAGTTTTGAGTACTTCATATCAGAAGTATGTACTTACATATCGTATTACTTATGAAACCAgagaatatgtttaaataaactaaGACGTGTTTCATCCTAACACTTGAATTTAGCACACCAGTCCTACAAATATTAACCTCAAGCTGTCTTGGATACATATAACTACGGACAACAACTGGAAATATATTAAgatgttatttatataaagtgaTACCATAAGTTCACTGAAACATTAAACCCAGAATTCATCCAAATAATCATCTGAACTTGGGTTTGTTAGatgttaattttcaaaacaaaaatgtaaacagcCAAGTGTTCTTCCACACAAATCTCATCTTTTACAGAATCAGGACTAGAATCTTTCATAACTTTTCACACCCATGACTTGATAACCAAACTAAATAtggtttccttttctttcttaCACTAGCTTTCCTTCACAACTTTTATATCACCTGGAATTCTTACAAAATGTTCGAAAACTAAAATTAATCCATACATAGTTTGGACACTTGCTGTAAAAATTCAGATGAAATTAATCCATACACAGTTTGAACACTTGCtgtaaaaattcaaatgaaattaTCCATACACAGTTTGGACACTTGCtgtaaaaattcaaatgaaattaaTCCATACACAGTTTGGACACTTGCtgtaaaaattcaaatgaaattaaTCTATACACAGTTAGGACACTTGCtgtaaaaattcaaatgaaattaaTCCATACACAGTTTGAACACTTTCtgtaaaaattcaaatgaaattaaTCCATACACAGTTTGGACACTTGCTGTAAAAATTCAAATGCAGAGACAAAAAACACATCACAAAATGTGTTGTACTGTTGATTGTTTATAATCTAGTGTTAGTGTTTTAAGAATACTAGTAAGCGATAatgaataaaattacatttaaagcaATTCTGAAGTCAAATCAGTAATAAcactttacaaatatttaacatcagGGTGGTAATAAACAAACACTGTGTAGTCAGATATTGGTCTgtgaatttaaacattttaatgtggTCTACTTTTTCACATTACCAACcgagttttgttaattttatcagcaATGTTTTACCAACATAATCTAATCCATATATGTTTGTTAAGATACGTTAGGTTTATTTGATACagaatttataaaagtaaatcagCTTATTCTCAGGAAGAAAGACAAGTGTTAATATTCCAAatagtgatttttaaaataatctatcaTTTGTTGCTTGAAACAAGCAGACTCACTCTTAAAAACGTCTGTTCCAGGAAAATTTTCCAACAAgaattttgaacattttactcCAAAGTATCCATGAACACTGACATCCCTATTGGTGGCACCACTTTATTCAGTACCTTATCTAATGGTTAAAAATTCAGTAACTCTAGAAAAACCTCAACTCTCAGTGTGATTTAcagataaaaacaactaaaatgaacCTTCAGCCACAGACGTACGAACCACAAGCCACAGGACCAGCAGTGACCGATCTGTCTCATTAGctagattttgttattttgtgagtAGACCTACATCATACAGGAAGGTTATATTCATCAAAAAGGTCAGATAACCCTTCTGCATCATCTAGGGTGAAGCTGTAGTCATCCTCTGAAAGGGGAGGTTCAAAGTGTAAGAAGGGTAAGGGGTCACCATTCTGATCTTCAGTTTCCAACAAGAAGTTCTTTCCCATGGGAGCCAAGTCATCGTCTTCAGAAATCAATGCATATTTCAAAGCTGGATCTCCTACAAATTAAAGGGTAAAATCAATGAAGACATtgtcttttataattatttaatccATAAtctaaacagttagtgtaagactaacactGATAAAAAAAGTAGGAAACCTAATCAGAAAACATACTCATAACCAATCAGTTTTCTGTTACTATTCAAAATCATGGAGAACTTGTAATATTACACTTCCATTTAATTAGTAGAAGGTGACATTAAAGTTCCCTACCTAAGATGAATAACAAAGattgtgtttaaattattttacctaaatcaatgttatttataactcttattaaatcatttcatttgtcaacaaacaatttatcttgaactatataatattacaattttctAAGGTATCACAAGATGAAAGCCTCCATGAAAACACCAtattacttcaaatttaaaaCAACCCACTTTTAAAAATGGATGATAATTAGAAAGGAATAATTATGTTTCAAGCATTTATTAATGAAtcagaaatgttaataatgtatttaagataaaataatatatggaaaatttaaacttttcattacaaaaatatttaattaatcagAATGTTACTCTTATGTTTCTTTTGACTCactgttatgttataaagttaaaGCACTTTCACCACTTGATTCATTACTGTCCTAAAAATATCATCTTGTGTTCCATCTTACACATtggataaacaacattttaaaaactgttttctaaTAATACCGTCTGACACTTCTTTCCAAGCTTTTGAAATCCACTCCACTGTTACTGACACCCTTTTTATTATACCACTCGGTGTCAAAACATGATTGTCTTTATTCAGCCAAGCACCATAATGCTTACGGGTACAATCTTTGAATGACTCATTAATGGACACATTGAGGAAGATGAAGTTTTGGAGACTTTCGAAGAGTGTAAAATAATACCTCGACTTTAAGACGCACCCTAACTGTCAGTTTGAGAAAAATGCGGGTGCATCTTAAATTTGAAGTAATAACACCCTTCCCTCCATTTGTCCTGGGGATCTCTCCCTAAACCAGAGGTGCCTCAGTGGCAGAGGATGAACATGAAAGATACAATATTTACCTGATTTTGGTGAAAGTTATAAAGGATGCAGCAAGATACAACAATTATGATCTACAGTTTTCAACTCCTTCAAACTTTGACCAGGTTTTTACCGACTACATCACCATTAGAAACTGCACAGTTCACTACTTCTTAGCACACAGATGACCGATATCCCTTGTCTTTTTGCCTATTATTGGATGTATTTCCTACTAGAGTTTAACGACTCTTCAGCAATTACCTTGATGCACTGCTGACCACGAACCGATACCTTCTAGAATATCCTTATGAATCACCATTATTCCCTCGACTGCCCCAAACCATGTCTCTTCAACTGCTCGTGACTCCCGAATAAAATATGTTATCGTCAGATGAATTATGTATCTGACACAACTTGTTATAGACTTTCCAATATCACGCTTGACATGTCCAAGAAATAACTACGAACATTTCTTATATTGAGTCTAGTAATGTTTTTTTAGAGAAAGCAATCAATAAACGTTTTAAATCAtgtaaaaaattatatcacaaaaagTAATTGTCATATATAGGttctaaaatgtttatatttttgcttctttATAAGTTCTACAATCATGTAATTTACAAAGTTTGAAACGAACATAAGAAAATAGTTTGTGAAACTGCCCAAGAATCAAGTTAATACAACGTTATTACCTTTCAAACTGTCTCTAGAATCAGCATCTTCAACCCCTGAAGATGTCCCTTCATTTCGATGTTGTCTCTCCTCATCATCCGGACACAAGTAAACTTCGATTTCTCCATTTTCACTCTTTAGCCAAATCTGGAGTTTCTAGGAATCAAACATTAATATCTTGGCATGAAACCTAAACTTTTTTTAACTCATCACCAGAAGTCCCTtacgtatttaaaataaaacattttaacattctaTATCAGGAAAGTAATCTAATTCAGGAACCAAAAAATCCATATTAACACTCCCAACAAAACCATCATACGTACTTCTCGGGGATCGGGCACCTCAAGTCTTGTCTCTGGAGGGGCTTTAATGGCCACCACAGTCTGATCTGCAAGCGATGGTGTGGAGCGAAGATCACGGTATGTTACATAAGCAAATGTACTCCAAAAGTCAAGAAAAACCAGTTGAATCTCTTTGTACTGTTACagagaacaataatatattactaaataattGATAAACATTACAGACACACACTGAATCTTGTATTCTGTGTTCTGCTACAAAATGTAACTGGCcagataaaaattgtttattgtttctagAGATAAAAGAAGCTTTCCATCTTTCATAGCTTTAAGTAAGTGTATTAAAATTAACACTAAGTAAAAATAAAGCTAAATCAGGGTGATAACTCATTCACAGAATACACCAAGGAGATTCTTGTTATGTCATTAAATTTAAGACACACACACAGGAGACAAAGAAAGGACCAAAAGTAAGGAATACATGACAGAGATTCCTGTACAACTGTTAAACTTAACACACAAACCACACGAGACAAAGAAAGAACCATAAGTAAAGAATACATGACAGAGATTCCTGTACAACTGTTAAACTTAACACACAAGCCACACATGAGACAAAGAAAGAACCATAAGAAAAGAATACAACAGAGATTCCTGTTCAACTGTTAAACTTAACACACAAGCCACACATGAGACAAAGAAAGGACCATAAGAAAAGAATACGACAGAGATTCCTGTTCAACTGTTAAACTTAACACACAAACCACACATGAGACAAAGAAAGGACCATAAGTAAAGAATACATGACAGAGATTCCTGTACAACTATTATACCTAACACACAAACCACACACAAGACAAAGAAAGGACCAGAAGTAAAGAATAAATGACAGAGATTCCTGTAGAAGTGTTAAACTTAACACACAAACAACACAAGTGTTTCAACTTAACACAAATAAAAGGATATCTCTTGTTTTCTTCTCCTTCTGTCACCATTTTTAGCTCCAGCTTTGCACACTGTATCAGCTCATCTAGCTGGTTTTCTTTGGCATCTAATAAGTCAAGATCTCGTTCCAGCTTCGCCTGTGCTCCAGAAACTGTGGAGTGATCACCTCTAGGGAGAAATATCACATGATGACCTCAAAGCAGCTCTTTATAAATCAAACAGTTCAGAAAGAGCACaaatcatagaaaaaaaaagtgaaagatgAAATCTCCCACAGTTTATTGGTATTTATTCTTTGTGTAGTAGCTTGAAACTATAATATTTACAtctacaacaagaaaaaaaaatacacctAATAATTAAATCATAAGCTACAACTACTACAGTTTTTCTTAACTTGATCTCCATTATACAACCCACATTACCTCACAGTAACACATCCCACTGTCTTTCACAAGTTTACACACTAACACATCCCACTGTCTTTCACAAGTTTACACACTAACACATCCCACTGTCTTTAACAACTTTACACACTAACACATCCCACTGTCTTTCACAAgtttacacactaaatacagtTTGCAAGATTACAATACACAACAAGTTTGATGAAGATTCTTACAACCAACAATGTAGCTCCTTACTAGTCTTGCTTCTTAGCTGAAAGACTTCCTAATATTCTTATACAAGAATCCTTACAAAATCATTTGTACTGTACATGAAACTTTTGCACATCTGTCAGAGAAGTCTGTTATTTTAAGGATATTACTTATCATATGAATAATGGAAAGACTAGATTTTCAGAACACTTTTCTTGCAACATAGCAGGTTAACTAAGAAAAATACGTCAGAAGAGATTAGTAGAATGAATACTTAGTTGAACTGTAAATTAGTTCGATGCTTATTATTAATGGAGAAGAGGGCAGCTTATTACTTGTGTTTAGTGTCTCAGGTTTCTGACTTTGTTATTAATGGAGAAGAGGGCAGCTTATTACTTGTGTTTAGTGTCTCAGGTGTCTGACTTTGTTATTAATGGAGAAGAGGCAGGTTATTACTTGTGTTTAGTGTCTCAGGTGTCTGACTTTGTTATTAATGGAGAAGAGGGCAGCTT encodes:
- the LOC143246798 gene encoding transcription factor E2F3-like, which translates into the protein MPRTPRATTVLQNISTGISLTCDINCGQSQLLTPVARTVASSPDRRIAASNPSPIIIDQYGQTPDHYYLARNPPKPPTTRNQVKRRLDLECPEESDGFKTPRAKRGRFSSYDSPKVKSPAEKTRYDTSLGLLTKRFVGLLTEAHNGVVDLNKASSLLDVQKRRIYDITNVLEGIGLIEKKSKNNIQWRGDHSTVSGAQAKLERDLDLLDAKENQLDELIQCAKLELKMVTEGEENKRFAYVTYRDLRSTPSLADQTVVAIKAPPETRLEVPDPREKLQIWLKSENGEIEVYLCPDDEERQHRNEGTSSGVEDADSRDSLKGDPALKYALISEDDDLAPMGKNFLLETEDQNGDPLPFLHFEPPLSEDDYSFTLDDAEGLSDLFDEYNLPV